The sequence below is a genomic window from Streptomyces sp. B21-105.
TGGACTACGTCTGCCTGGTCACCCGGACCGACGCCGCCGGGAAGGTGGACTTCGAGCCGACCTTCACCGTGGTGGACGAACTGGTGCGCACCGAGGCCGGCGAGATCCGGACCCGGGAGCGCGTCATCGACCAGGACCGTCCGGCCTCCTGAGGCCGGGGCCCACGATGAAGGGGATAGTCCTCGCCGGAGGCACGGGGACCCGGCTGCATCCGATCACTCTGGCCGTGTCGAAACAGCTCCTCCCCGTCAGTGACAAGCCGATGATCTACTACCCGCTGTCGGTGCTCATGCTGGCCGATATCCGGGAGATCCTCGTCATCACCACTCCCACCGACCTGCCGTACTTCCAGCGGCTCCTCGGCGACGGCTCACGGCTGGGCATCTCGCTCAGCTACGCCGCGCAGGAGCATCCCGGCGGCCTGGCGCAGGCGTTCACCATCGGGGCCGACTTCATCGGCGCCGACCCGGTGGCCCTGGTACTGGGCGACAACATCTTCCACGGCTCGGGATTCCGCGAGCTGCTCCGCCGCAACGCCCGTGACGTGGACGGCTGCGTCCTCTTCGGCTATCCGGTGCCGGACCCCGAGCGGTACGGGGTCGGGGTGACCGACGCCGAGGGGCGGCTCGTCTCGCTCGAGGAGAAGCCGGCCGAACCCAAGTCCGACCGGGCGATCACCGGCCTGTACTTCTACGACAACGACGTCGTGGACGTGGCCAAGAACCTCACCCCGTCGCCGCGCGGCGAACTGGAGATCACCGACGT
It includes:
- the rfbA gene encoding glucose-1-phosphate thymidylyltransferase RfbA, whose protein sequence is MKGIVLAGGTGTRLHPITLAVSKQLLPVSDKPMIYYPLSVLMLADIREILVITTPTDLPYFQRLLGDGSRLGISLSYAAQEHPGGLAQAFTIGADFIGADPVALVLGDNIFHGSGFRELLRRNARDVDGCVLFGYPVPDPERYGVGVTDAEGRLVSLEEKPAEPKSDRAITGLYFYDNDVVDVAKNLTPSPRGELEITDVNRWYLERGKAKLIELGRGFAWLDTGTAESLLKAGIYVQAMEERMGVRIACLEEVALQMGFIDADTCRRLGEGMKSPYGRYVTEVAAEAAGVGYRRRLVGAPRGA